Within Kutzneria chonburiensis, the genomic segment GTTTCGACCCGGGCAGCTGGAACGACATCAAGTCCACGCTGCTCACCGACCCGGCCTGGGAGCAGCACTGGGACGCCGACGCCCGGTCGCCGTGGCTGTTCAACCCGGGTAAGCAAGTTTTCGTCAGCTACGAAAACCCGCGGTCCATCGGCATCCGCGCCGACTTCGCCAAGGCCGCCGGCCTGCGCGGCGCCTTCACGTGGGAGATCGCCGAGGACGACGCCCAGCACAGCATGCTCAACGCCATGGCCCGCCCCTGGTGATCATCACTCCAATGCAGGTAAGGCGTCCTTCCCTGCATCACGGGTCAGTCCTGGTCCACCAGTGACGCCAGGATCGTCACCACGTCGCCGTGCAGCGCGTCGACGTCGAGGCTGTCGATGCCTTCGATGCGCTGCACGGCGGTGAGCAGCGCGGCCAGCCCGCCGTCGCGCGTCATGCACGTGCGAACGATCGCGCGAACGTCCGTGCGGGCGCGCGTGCTGCGCGGGATGGACACTCGGATCTGCATCGGCAGCTCCTCGACCACGTCCCGGCGGGCCATGTCGTCCACCATGGACGGCACGCGCAGGAACGCCTCGGCCAGCGCGTGCAGCGCCTCGTCGGGGGCGCTGCGCATGTCGTGCTGCGGCCAGCGGGTCCGAGTGGCGTCCATCAGCGACGGTGACTGCCGGATGGCCTGCACCAGCTGGCCGACCAGCCGCTCGCCGCCGGGCACCACGCGCACCACGCCCGCTTCGACGTCCAGCACCAGCGGCCGCCGGTCCGGCTTGGTCGCCACGGCCTGCGTGACGCCGCCGCGCAGCCAGCCGACGGCCTCCGTCTCCTTGGCGCTGACCTGCACTTCCGCGTAGCTGTCCGGGGCGGCGGCCGGCTCGCCCAACACGACGTGGCGGTAGAAGTCGTCCGACACGATCATCGACAGCGGCGCCTCACCGCGCTTCAACGCGTCCCGCACCGGGTGGCTGTCGACCAGCCGGCACGCGTGGATCACCGCCGCGGCCGACGCGCCGGTGGCGTCGAAGAACACCTGTCCGTGGTGCAGCGCCACCCGCAGGCGGATCTGCGCGCCGTCGGCGTAGCGGCTGTTGTGCTCACGCAGCAACAGCTCCAGCTCGTGCGGCAGCTGCCGCACGAGCCGGCTCTCCGGCACGTCCGAGGTGAGGAACACGACCACGCCGTCACCGGTGTCGTTGTGGTACCCGGCCTCGTAGTCGTGCCCGATACCGTGCAGCGATGCGGTGAGCATCTCGCGCAGACCGGCGCGGACCAGCCGCCGGTGGTCCTCACTGCGGTGGCCACCGCTGAAGCTCTCCACATCGACAACGAGGATCGCCCGGTACACCGAAGGCTGACGCTCTGACATCCGTGTCGTGCCCTCCCAGCAACTACTCTTGCCGAACACCATAGGGGAGGTGATCGCGCTGACCGGTCCGGCCGGCACGTTCTGGGGGCGGCTGTCACCGGCCGAGCAGGCCGCGTTCGCCACCGTGGCCACCCGCAGCCGGTTCGCCGCCGGCGCGGTGATCGTCGGGCAGGGCGAGCAGACCAAGCAGGTCTACGTGGTGCTCGGCGGCCACATCAAGGTGATCGCCGGGGCCGCCGCGGGTCACGGCGTGATGCTGGCCGTGTGCGGGCCCGGCGAGGTCCTCGGCGAGCTGTCGGCCATCGACGGCCGGCCGCGGTCGGCCACGATGACCGCCATCGACGCCGTCGATGTGCTGCAACTGCCGGCCAGCCGGTTGCAGGGCCTGTGCGACCTGCATCCCCGTATCGCCTGGTCGCTGCTGGAGGTCATCGCCCAGCGGCTGCGGGAGACCGACCAGCAGCGCGCCGAGTACGGCGGCGGCAGCACCATGCAACGGGTCGTCACGTTGCTCCTGGACCTCGCCAACCGCCTCGGCCGGCTCACCCCCGACGGCGTGCACATCGCCTCGCCGTTCACCCAGCAGGAGCTGGCCGAGACCGCCTCGACCTCACGTGAGTCGATGGCCCGCATGCTGCGGGAACTGCGCGAGGAAGGCGTGATCACCACCGGCCGGGGCTACTTCGTGATTCACCGGATGGAACGGCTTCGCGAGCTCGTTCGTTGAACTAGACGCCGGTGACGCCGTCGATGGCCTCCCGCAGCAGATCGGCGTGGCCGTCACGTCCAGGGACTCGCCCGCCAGGCCACCGTCTTCGATGTGGTCCCTGCGCGTCCCGCCCGGCGTCACACCGAAACCCGCTCTCACGCACCTCCGAATGTCACATGCGCGTCGTTGTTGCCTCCTAGAGGCACCTCCGGTCCGCATGTGCCGACACCGCCGTTGCTCTCACCGACCCCCCCGAAAATGTCACATGCGCGTCGTTGTTGCCTCCCAGCGGCACTTCCGGTCCGCATGTGACAACGGGGTGGGGCGGTGACCGCCAGGCGGGCGGAGGGGGCGTCGGCCGGTCTGCGAACCACAGATGGCCGGCATGCAAGTGCAGGGCGAAATTTCGTCGTGTGTGTCATGTGACGCAGAACTGGGCCGCCGTGCGGTCTACAAAGGTACTGCGTGCCTGATCAGGCAGGCAGAGGAGGGGACCACCGATGAGCACGAAGCACGAGGAGCGCCGACCCTACAACCGAGTCTTCACCCGTGTCGTCCTGACCGCTTTCTTCACCGCGGTGCAGCTGTGGGCCACGGTCGTGCTGCTGACCCAGATCCACGTCGGCGGCGTGGTCGCCGTCGCACTGGCCGTGGTGATGGCCGGCAGCGTGCTGGCCGCGATCTACGGCTGGCAGGAGGTCCGCGCGGCCAGCCGGCCGCAGACGGGTGACGACGAACTGTCCGACCGGGTCCGGTGGGCCCGCGACAACACCCGCTTCCTCGACGACTTCTACCCGATCGAGCAGCGACAGCGCCGTCGGGACCAGCGCGACCAGATCGCGGTCTAGGCCGAAAGGTCGCCCCGGATCGAGGTGGTCGTCGGCCGGGGACTCGGGACCGCCCGCCTCACGCTCGGGGGAGCGTGGGGCGGGTGAGCAGCACCGGGGGTGGGAGAGGGACCGCCCGCCCGGCCCATTCGGGGAGCCGGGCGGGTGTGCCAGGAAGAGAACCGTGACGCTTCCCGGCAGGGGCGGGAAGCGCCACGGTTCGCTTCCTTTTCGGGAAAAGCTCGACATGACCGGCCGTCGCGAGGTTAATCTCCGCCAATGCAGTTGCCGTGGCGCACGTCCGCTCGCACCGGCCTGAGCAGCGGCAGTTCCGTCGTGGTGGCGACGGTGACCGGTCTGCTCCTGGCTTTCGTCGCCGCATCGGCCGTGTTGTGTGCGGTGAGCACCGGCAACGCCGCGCTGAGTTACCAGGTCGGCCGCGCCTGCCCGCAGTCGTTGGCGGCCACGGTCAACGGGCTGGGCGCGCCGCCGGACCAGGTCGCGCGGATTGCCGAGGACGCCAAGCAGGTCGCACGACAGCAGGGCTTCCCGCAGCCGTTGTTCGGTGCCTACACCCGGCCGACCCGACTCGATCTCGGCGGCCGGCCGTCGCCGGTGATGCGGTTCGGTTACCGCGACGACGCGATGCGGAACCTGCACGCGGTGCAGGGCGGCGCGACGAGCGGCATGTGGCTGGCGCAGAGCCCGGCGCAGGACGCGCATCTGGGGCTCGGTGAGCTGAGCAGCGGGCTGCCGCCGGTCACGGCGATCTACGCCGACCTCGAGGAGCCGGTGCCGGCGTTCTGGTGCAGCGAGGTCGCCAACGTCGTCTACAACAAGCTGGCCGGCGACGGCGGCAGCGCCACCACGGAGTTCCTGCCCACGCTGGCCGACGTCACGAACTTCGGGGAGCGGCTGGACGTCTCGGTCCGCTTTCCCGTGACGGCACCGCGGACCATCGCCGAAGCCCGCGACCTGGCTGCCCGCACCGATCGGCTGGCCGCCGCGCTGCGGACGAAGTTCGCTGCCGACGGTCTGACCGCCTACGCCCCGGTGCGGCAGCCGTTCGTGTCCTCCTTGGCCGAGGCGGAGAAGGCGCAGCGCAACGTGATCGCCTTCGTGCTGCCGCTGACCGCGATCAGCCTTTTGGTCGGGCTGGTCGGCGTCGGGGCGATGGCCGCGCAGTGGTGCCAGCGCCGGCAGCCGGTGCTGCGGCTGCTGTGGGCCCGCGGCAGTTCGCCGCTGGCGTTGGGGGCCAAGGCATTGCTCGAACTCGCCGGCCCGCTGGTGGTCGGCGCCGTGGTCGGGCTGGTGGTCGCGCGGGCGGCGCTGCCCTGGTACGCCCCGGTGGCCTCGTTGGATCCCGGCACGACGACGTGGGCGGCGCTGGTGGTGCTGGGCGTGGTCCTGGCCGCCGGCGCGGTGTTGACGGCGACGGCGGCGTGGCGCACGCACCGGATGTTCCAGGCGCAGGCGCGCCGCCGGATTCCTCGTGTGCTGCGGCTGATTCCGTTCGAGCTGCCGGTCGCCGTGGCGGCAGTGTTCTCCGGGCTGAGCCTGACCCGGTCGGTGCCGTCGACCGGCGGCGTGACGCCACCGCTGGACGCGTTTGCGCTGGCGTTCCCGGTGTTGGTGGTCGTGGTGATCGCTGGCATTGCCGCCCGGCTCGGCCGACTGCTGCTCACGTGGTCGCATCGGCTGAGCGTGTGGTCGCTGCCGTCGGTGCAGCTCGCCGTTCGCCGGCTGGCCGCGGCGAGCACGGCGGCGACGGGTGTGCTGCTGGTCGGGGTGCTGGCTGTCGGCACGCTCGCGGTTGGCAACAGCGTCAACCGGGCCGAGCAGGACGCGTTGGCCAGCAAGTCCGGGAACCTGGTCGGCGGCAACACTTCCGTGCAGATCTCCACCTCGTTCGGTCAGAGCAAGCAGCCGCTGCCGGCCACGGTCGGCGCACACGCCACGGTGGTCGGCGTGGTCGACCGGGGCGCGAGCAACATGGTCGCGGTCGACCCGGACACCTTCGCCAACGGCGCGTGGATCGAGCCCTCCCGGCGGGCCGAGCTGCTGGACCTGGTCGCCAAGCTGGGCCACGGGGCGGCGATCGCCGTCGGAGGTGCGAAAACCGGTTCGGGCATCAGCATTCCCGGGTTCACGCCGCTGCACACGGTCGGCACGCTGCCGGTGTTTCCCGGGATGCCGAACAACATCGGGTACGTGACGGCCCGGTCGGACATCACCACCGCTTCGGAGATCAACTCGTTCTTCGTGTGGTCGAGCGAGGATGCCCCGGCCGTGCTCAAGGCCCTCGGCGACGCGCACATCGACCACATCGCTTACAAGACAACCGAATTGGCGCTGGATGCGTTGCCGTTCTACACGGTGGCATGGACTTTCGGGTACATCGCGTCGGTCGGCGCGCTGCTGGCCGTGATCGCGGCGGCTTCGCTGCTGCTGGCCGTCGGGGCGCGGCGCAGGCAGACGGCGTTGTCCGGGGCTCTGGCGACCCGGATGGGGCTGCGGCCGATCACG encodes:
- a CDS encoding effector-associated domain 2-containing protein, which encodes MSERQPSVYRAILVVDVESFSGGHRSEDHRRLVRAGLREMLTASLHGIGHDYEAGYHNDTGDGVVVFLTSDVPESRLVRQLPHELELLLREHNSRYADGAQIRLRVALHHGQVFFDATGASAAAVIHACRLVDSHPVRDALKRGEAPLSMIVSDDFYRHVVLGEPAAAPDSYAEVQVSAKETEAVGWLRGGVTQAVATKPDRRPLVLDVEAGVVRVVPGGERLVGQLVQAIRQSPSLMDATRTRWPQHDMRSAPDEALHALAEAFLRVPSMVDDMARRDVVEELPMQIRVSIPRSTRARTDVRAIVRTCMTRDGGLAALLTAVQRIEGIDSLDVDALHGDVVTILASLVDQD
- a CDS encoding Crp/Fnr family transcriptional regulator, with product MIALTGPAGTFWGRLSPAEQAAFATVATRSRFAAGAVIVGQGEQTKQVYVVLGGHIKVIAGAAAGHGVMLAVCGPGEVLGELSAIDGRPRSATMTAIDAVDVLQLPASRLQGLCDLHPRIAWSLLEVIAQRLRETDQQRAEYGGGSTMQRVVTLLLDLANRLGRLTPDGVHIASPFTQQELAETASTSRESMARMLRELREEGVITTGRGYFVIHRMERLRELVR